A single genomic interval of Tursiops truncatus isolate mTurTru1 chromosome 1, mTurTru1.mat.Y, whole genome shotgun sequence harbors:
- the RHOC gene encoding rho-related GTP-binding protein RhoC: MAAIRKKLVIVGDGACGKTCLLIVFSKDQFPEVYVPTVFENYIADIEVDGKQVELALWDTAGQEDYDRLRPLSYPDTDVILMCFSIDSPDSLENIPEKWTPEVKHFCPNVPIILVGNKKDLRQDEHTRRELAKMKQEPVRSEEGRDMANRISAFGYLECSAKTKEGVREVFEMATRAGLQVRKNKRRRGCPIL; the protein is encoded by the exons ATGGCTGCCATTCGAAAGAAGCTGGTGATCGTGGGGGATGGGGCCTGTGGGAAGACCTGCCTCCTCATCGTCTTCAGCAAGGATCAGTTCCCAGAAGTCTATGTCCCTACTGTCTTTGAGAACTACATCGCCGACATAGAGGTGGACGGCAAGCAG GTGGAGCTGGCTCTGTGGGACACAGCAGGGCAGGAAGACTATGATCGCCTGCGGCCTCTCTCCTACCCGGACACTGACGTCATCCTCATGTGCTTCTCCATCGACAGCCCCGACAGCCTGG AAAACATTCCTGAGAAGTGGACCCCAGAGGTGAAGCACTTCTGCCCCAACGTGCCCATCATCCTAGTGGGGAATAAGAAGGACCTGAGGCAAGATGAACATACCCGGAGAGAGCTGGCCAAGATGAAGCAG GAGCCTGTTCGATCTGAGGAAGGCCGGGACATGGCGAACCGGATCAGTGCCTTTGGCTACCTTGAGTGCTCAGCGAAGACCAAGGAGGGGGTGCGGGAGGTGTTTGAGATGGCCACTCGGGCTGGCCTCCAGGTCCGCAAGAACAAGCGCCGGAGGGGCTGCCCCATTCTCTGA